A single region of the Vicia villosa cultivar HV-30 ecotype Madison, WI linkage group LG4, Vvil1.0, whole genome shotgun sequence genome encodes:
- the LOC131597203 gene encoding uncharacterized protein LOC131597203, which yields MINFSLNLRGGGSWAKRKRVGYHIQNGNVDICFIQETKLSGIEFNVVKEIWGDNQVEWSHMDANGASGGIHTMWKKDLFNLNFCFRGEGFLGLCVEKEGKLIYFVNVYAFCDIITRKRSWDRLCEFKNNNIKGSWCIGGYFNSIISLEEIIRTSSRIYRREIMIFKEFIEDMELVDLPTIGGKFTWIRSNGNSMSRIDRFLLSDCFVEDWKVEGQYIGERDVSDHPPIWLKDNRKDWGPKPFKFNNMWFKHEDFDIFVEEEWKKIAVKGRGDYCLVEKLKTLKNRIAWWNKNVYGWIDLKINKDGKELHSLDNVFVHFAGRFYAPFEVLWKSLSMFYDKEE from the exons ATGATTAATTTTTCCTTAAACTTAAGAGGAGGAGGAAGTTGGGCCAAGAGGAAGAGAGTCGGCTATCATATTCAAAACGGAAATGTTGATATTTGCTTTATTCAAGAGACAAAGTTAAGTGGCATAGAGTTTAATGTAGTGAAAGAAATATGGGGAGACAATCAAGTGGAGTGGTCGCATATGGATGCCAACGGGGCGTCGGGAGGCATTCATACGATGTGGAAAAAGGATCTCTTCAATCTAAACTTTTGTTTCAGAGGAGAGGGTTTCTTAGGTCTTTGCGTGGAGAAGGAAGGTAAACTTATTTATTTTGTGAATgtttatgctttttgtgatataATCACGAGGAAAAGGTCTTGGGATAGGTTATGTGAgttcaaaaacaacaacattaaagGCTCATGGTGCATAGGAGGATATTTTAATTCTATCATTTCTTTAGAAGAAATAATTAGGACGTCAAGCCGTATCTATAGGAGGGAGATAATGATTTTTAAAGAGTTCATAGAGGATATGGAGTTGGTGGATCTTCCTACTATAGGAGGTAAGTTTACTTGGATTAGAAGTAATGGCAATTCTATGAGTAGGATAGATAGATTCCTTCTATCAGATTGttttgttgaagattggaagGTGGAGGGCCAATATATTGGCGAGAGGGATGTGTCTGATCATCCTCCTATTTGGTTGAAAGATAATAGAAAggattggggtcctaaacctttTAAGTTCAATAATATGTGGTTCAAACACGAGGATTTCGATATCTTCGTGGAGGAGGAGTGGAAGAAGATTGCGGTCAAAGGAAGAGGTGATTATTGCTTGGTCGAAAAGTTGAAAACTCTCAAAAACCGTATAGCTTGGTGGAACAAGAATGTCTACGGGTGGATAGACCTCAAAATCAACAAAGATGGGAAAGAGTTGCACTCTTTAGATAACgtgtttgttcattttgcag GTCGTTTCTATGCGCCGTTTGAAGTGTTGTGGAAATCCCTGAGTATGTTTTATGATAAAGAAGAGTGA